One genomic segment of Clostridium estertheticum subsp. estertheticum includes these proteins:
- a CDS encoding MarR family winged helix-turn-helix transcriptional regulator has product MKQNDYLLSIHSLYNLARYAFLKIESNYARTVEISGITLPQLRVLWIVKVFPGISLSNIARIGCWSTPTVSNIIKILMNKKLIFKEETINRKLYKLQLTDLGNWYINVNKQGKENKVYLFDLIGLFSSEELDFIIHIFTKIIIKEKKEFIFDYIHKINELNLKIDASDLDIKTIGIIRKTISLYNLLRIFILTIKSNHSEPLKEFNVTYAQLRALWIIAAFPGVTSRELSEISFWSPSTVHVIVKNLYSKSFIHKEKALIKNAHYLDISKKGWDLIIDDYNKNQKTLLIFKELEGISYRDILKLNDLLLRMNNKLGNYKTEEYIKKTIIIIKSRVFEE; this is encoded by the coding sequence ATGAAGCAAAATGATTATTTGCTAAGCATACATTCATTATATAATCTAGCAAGATATGCTTTCTTAAAAATTGAATCTAATTATGCAAGGACTGTTGAGATTTCAGGTATAACGCTGCCACAGCTTCGAGTTTTATGGATTGTTAAAGTGTTTCCAGGAATCTCGCTTAGTAACATTGCAAGGATTGGCTGTTGGAGTACGCCTACAGTTAGCAATATTATTAAAATTCTAATGAATAAAAAGTTAATATTTAAGGAAGAAACAATTAATAGAAAGCTATATAAACTTCAATTAACGGATTTAGGTAATTGGTATATTAATGTGAATAAACAAGGTAAGGAGAACAAGGTTTACCTTTTTGATTTAATAGGTTTATTTTCAAGTGAAGAATTAGATTTTATTATACATATTTTTACGAAAATTATAATAAAAGAAAAAAAAGAATTTATTTTTGATTATATCCATAAGATAAATGAACTCAATTTAAAAATTGATGCATCGGATCTGGACATTAAAACAATCGGTATTATAAGAAAAACAATTTCTTTATATAATTTGCTAAGAATATTTATTTTAACAATCAAAAGCAATCATAGTGAACCACTAAAGGAGTTTAATGTAACATATGCCCAACTTAGAGCTTTGTGGATAATTGCTGCATTCCCAGGGGTTACATCGCGTGAATTAAGTGAAATTAGCTTTTGGTCACCATCTACTGTTCATGTAATAGTAAAAAATTTATATAGTAAATCCTTCATTCATAAAGAAAAAGCTTTAATTAAAAATGCCCATTATTTAGATATATCAAAAAAAGGTTGGGATTTGATAATAGATGATTATAATAAAAATCAAAAGACTTTATTAATATTTAAAGAGTTGGAAGGAATAAGTTACAGAGATATTTTAAAATTAAATGATCTTTTACTACGTATGAATAATAAATTAGGTAATTATAAAACAGAAGAATATATAAAAAAAACTATTATTATAATTAAAAGTAGAGTCTTTGAAGAGTAG
- the queG gene encoding tRNA epoxyqueuosine(34) reductase QueG has protein sequence MSIKDDIIEFCSINGLDVIGFSECRIFHELNPYFDKRKKLGLENEFEEKELDKKINPFIYMEDGKTIISIAFPYLYNNDISGKVYFSNYTMGRDYHLVLIEYMKKICTYIEELGAKAMYFVDSNALPERYIASLCGLGFIGKNNMLITKRYGSYVFLGEIITDLMIEPDKSVTQKCGDCEICLSSCPTSAIVKGKVGINNNSNICLSYITQKKDIEDLWFEKLGGRLFGCDTCQKVCPYNKKVEWSVIKEFKPYEHMKTPELKVLMNIDNKLFKDMYKITSCGWRGKNIIKRNAIINAFIIEKVEIIALQKDTSPYIRDYYYRLLKFFKL, from the coding sequence ATGAGTATTAAAGATGATATAATTGAGTTTTGCAGTATAAATGGTTTAGATGTTATAGGGTTTAGCGAATGTAGAATTTTTCATGAGCTAAATCCTTATTTTGATAAGAGAAAAAAACTAGGTCTAGAAAATGAGTTTGAAGAGAAAGAGTTAGATAAAAAGATAAATCCATTTATATATATGGAAGACGGGAAAACTATAATTTCTATTGCATTTCCATATCTATATAATAATGATATAAGTGGAAAGGTATATTTTTCAAATTATACTATGGGAAGGGACTATCACCTTGTATTAATAGAATACATGAAAAAGATTTGTACATATATTGAGGAACTTGGTGCAAAAGCTATGTATTTTGTAGACAGTAATGCACTACCGGAGAGGTATATCGCAAGTCTTTGTGGATTAGGATTCATAGGAAAAAACAATATGTTAATAACAAAAAGGTATGGATCATATGTTTTTTTAGGAGAAATTATAACGGATTTAATGATAGAGCCAGATAAAAGCGTTACGCAAAAATGTGGTGATTGTGAAATATGTCTGTCATCGTGTCCTACAAGTGCTATAGTTAAAGGGAAAGTTGGAATAAATAATAACTCTAATATATGTTTGTCCTATATAACTCAGAAAAAAGATATAGAGGATTTATGGTTTGAAAAACTAGGTGGAAGACTATTTGGTTGTGATACTTGCCAGAAAGTTTGCCCATACAATAAAAAAGTTGAATGGAGTGTTATTAAAGAATTTAAACCTTATGAACATATGAAAACACCTGAGCTTAAGGTATTAATGAATATTGATAATAAATTATTTAAAGATATGTACAAAATAACTTCTTGTGGATGGAGAGGTAAAAATATTATTAAAAGGAATGCAATTATTAATGCGTTTATTATTGAAAAAGTTGAAATTATAGCCCTGCAGAAAGATACATCACCTTATATAAGAGATTATTATTATAGACTTTTAAAGTTTTTCAAATTATAA
- a CDS encoding S1C family serine protease: MNDDLNNNEVSKTNETTDNIIDSESNNKDLTMEMQVPSEDYKEKESKETPPILENNNYSSINDNKVKKNKGGMRKRIVAYIIVGVICSALGGAGSAIVTMNIMKDTNVAATPKASDTKVASTAKAKLIASTSTDILTVPQIVKKVSSSVVAISTKTTAVSNDLSGQTAQQEGVGTGVIFNKDGYILTNYHVVSGAQNVKVTLSDGKEVSAKVINYDSASDVAVIKLADNAVVPGVAEFGDSAKIEVGESVVAIGNPLGKEFLGSVTTGVVSALNRQVSIENKNLKFIQTDAAINAGNSGGPLVNSKGQVIGINTAKIGEAGVEGLGFSIPINTITPKIENLIKPILTIGISCRDIDGGDANSTAGIGVIEVQKSSPAEKAGILPSDIIIKFDGKKVKTVDELNKLKATHKAGDVVKTEIVRDGKTIRVNITLSV; this comes from the coding sequence ATGAATGATGATTTAAATAATAATGAAGTTAGTAAAACAAATGAAACAACTGATAATATAATAGATAGTGAAAGTAATAATAAAGATCTTACAATGGAAATGCAAGTGCCTAGTGAAGATTATAAAGAAAAAGAAAGCAAAGAGACTCCGCCTATACTAGAAAATAATAATTACAGTTCTATAAATGACAACAAAGTTAAAAAAAATAAAGGTGGTATGAGAAAAAGAATAGTTGCCTACATTATAGTAGGTGTAATATGTTCTGCACTTGGAGGCGCTGGATCAGCTATTGTAACAATGAATATAATGAAAGACACAAATGTGGCAGCTACACCTAAAGCATCTGATACAAAAGTTGCTAGCACTGCAAAAGCAAAACTTATAGCTAGTACTAGTACAGATATTTTAACTGTACCTCAAATTGTGAAAAAAGTTAGCTCTTCTGTAGTTGCAATTTCTACCAAGACCACTGCTGTAAGTAACGATCTAAGCGGTCAGACTGCTCAGCAAGAAGGTGTTGGTACTGGGGTAATTTTCAATAAAGATGGATATATTTTGACCAATTATCATGTTGTAAGTGGAGCTCAAAATGTAAAAGTTACGCTTAGTGATGGAAAAGAAGTTTCTGCAAAAGTAATAAATTATGATTCTGCATCTGACGTGGCCGTAATTAAGTTAGCCGATAATGCTGTAGTACCTGGTGTAGCTGAATTTGGAGATTCAGCTAAGATTGAAGTAGGAGAATCAGTAGTTGCAATAGGAAACCCTTTAGGAAAAGAATTTTTGGGATCTGTAACTACAGGCGTCGTAAGTGCACTTAATAGGCAAGTAAGTATTGAAAATAAAAACCTTAAATTTATTCAAACAGATGCTGCTATTAATGCGGGAAATAGTGGTGGACCACTTGTAAATTCTAAGGGCCAAGTTATAGGGATAAATACCGCAAAAATAGGTGAAGCAGGGGTAGAGGGGTTAGGGTTTTCAATACCTATTAATACAATAACTCCTAAAATAGAGAATTTGATTAAACCGATTCTTACTATAGGTATTTCATGTAGAGATATTGATGGAGGAGATGCTAATTCAACTGCAGGAATAGGCGTTATAGAAGTCCAAAAATCTAGTCCGGCAGAAAAAGCTGGTATATTGCCTAGTGATATTATTATTAAATTCGATGGCAAAAAAGTTAAAACTGTGGATGAATTAAATAAGCTTAAAGCTACACATAAAGCAGGTGATGTAGTTAAAACAGAAATAGTTAGAGACGGAAAGACAATAAGAGTAAATATAACACTTTCTGTGTAA
- a CDS encoding LemA family protein, whose translation MSKKVRTIAIVVAIFLVIIMPIIGGYNKIVSLEQRVTVTEGNIDTQLQRRSDLIPNLVETVKGYASQEKDIFIKVAEARAKLAGATNVTDKAKADSELGSAVSRLLVIVEKYPDLKSSANFKDLTVALEGSENRIGTARQDYNTSVGEYNTTIKHFPNNIFSRIFGFDKKPLYKASESAKVVPKVNFTK comes from the coding sequence ATGAGTAAAAAAGTAAGAACGATTGCAATTGTTGTGGCGATATTTCTTGTAATAATAATGCCTATTATTGGGGGTTACAATAAGATAGTAAGCTTAGAGCAAAGGGTAACTGTGACAGAGGGGAATATAGATACACAACTACAAAGAAGATCTGATCTAATTCCTAATTTAGTAGAAACGGTTAAAGGTTATGCTTCTCAGGAAAAAGATATTTTTATAAAAGTTGCCGAGGCTAGGGCAAAACTTGCAGGTGCTACAAATGTAACAGATAAAGCTAAAGCGGATAGTGAACTTGGGAGTGCAGTTTCGAGGCTTTTAGTAATAGTTGAGAAATATCCGGATTTAAAATCTAGTGCTAATTTTAAGGATTTAACAGTAGCACTGGAAGGCAGCGAAAATAGAATAGGTACTGCAAGGCAGGACTATAACACAAGTGTTGGGGAGTACAACACTACAATAAAACATTTCCCTAACAATATCTTTTCAAGGATATTTGGTTTTGATAAAAAGCCACTTTATAAAGCTAGTGAATCGGCTAAAGTAGTACCTAAAGTTAATTTTACTAAATAG
- a CDS encoding lysophospholipid acyltransferase family protein, protein MLSKSMLGIINILPDKVVAFIAKYLLDSYINKYANIKTHGMEKIKDIKAPIIFICNHLSNADGIIMNRLLKDNNVTFVAGVKLTDNRLTKLGFFVAKTIQVHPNSPDKDAISKIVNTLKQGNNIMMFPEGTRSRSGKMIEGKRGLILMAKLSKATILPMGIWGTEKLLPIDESDMALERFHHADVNISIGDSIMIPSKNKDEARDEYYDRVMNEIMSGIAVLLPEQYRGVYSQNK, encoded by the coding sequence ATGCTTTCGAAATCTATGTTAGGAATAATAAATATTTTGCCAGATAAGGTTGTAGCATTTATAGCAAAATATTTATTAGATTCATATATTAACAAATATGCAAATATTAAAACGCACGGAATGGAGAAAATCAAGGATATAAAGGCGCCCATAATTTTCATATGCAATCATTTAAGTAATGCAGATGGCATAATTATGAACAGGCTATTAAAGGATAATAATGTAACTTTTGTTGCAGGGGTAAAGCTAACAGATAATAGGCTTACTAAGTTAGGCTTTTTTGTAGCGAAAACTATACAAGTACATCCTAATTCGCCAGATAAAGACGCTATATCTAAAATAGTTAATACGCTAAAACAAGGTAATAATATTATGATGTTTCCAGAAGGAACTAGAAGCAGAAGTGGAAAGATGATAGAGGGTAAGCGAGGTCTTATATTAATGGCTAAATTATCAAAGGCAACAATCCTTCCAATGGGTATTTGGGGAACAGAAAAGTTATTACCAATTGATGAAAGTGATATGGCGTTAGAAAGATTTCATCATGCTGATGTAAATATTAGTATTGGTGATTCTATTATGATTCCAAGTAAAAATAAAGATGAAGCTCGCGATGAATACTATGATAGAGTTATGAATGAAATAATGTCGGGTATAGCGGTACTTCTTCCTGAGCAGTATAGGGGAGTATATTCACAAAATAAATAG
- a CDS encoding fructose-bisphosphatase class III yields MIFSSETPIETIEEDLRYLKLLASKYPTIPDACTEIINLQAILNLPKGTEHFLTDIHGEYESFSHVLRNASGVIKRKINDIFGNSLRDSEKKELATIIYYPEQKLDIALREEDDIDDWYKITFHKLIKICRTISSKYTISKVRKALPPDFSYIIEELLHEQQSTFDKQEYYNGIIQTIIKIGRAKEFIVAISNLIQRLTIDRLHILGDIYDRGPGAHIILDALINYHSIDIQWGNHDILWMGAASGCESSIATVLRISTRYANLDTIEEGYGINLLPLATFAQDFYNDDPCTAFKPKVFPENNYADKDLNLISKMHKAITIIQFKLEASIIKRRPHYDMNSRLLLSKIDYEKGTINIDGKEYVLNDLNFPTIDPSDPYKLNEGEKQLIDKLRSSFLNSEKLQQHIRFLYSKGSMYLKYNSNLLYHGCISLSEDGSFKKMKIDNTIYSGKSYIDRTERLAREAYFGKESSESKLYALDTIWYLWCGSNSPLFGKDKMTTFERYFIDDKSTHKEVKNSYYKYRDDETTCNNILSEFGLNTNDSHIINGHVPVKTKQGESPIKANGKLLVIDGGFSKAYQPETGIAGYTLIYNSYGLLLTSHAPFESTQKAIDEGKDILSSTIVLEKSTNRIRVVDTDIGLDIKDQIKNLESLLTAYRKGFIKEQR; encoded by the coding sequence ATGATATTTTCTAGTGAGACACCAATTGAAACTATAGAAGAAGATTTGAGATATCTTAAGCTACTAGCTAGCAAGTATCCTACAATTCCAGATGCTTGTACCGAAATCATAAATCTACAAGCTATCTTAAATCTACCTAAAGGAACTGAGCATTTTCTTACAGATATTCATGGTGAATACGAATCATTTTCTCATGTTCTTAGGAATGCTTCCGGCGTAATCAAAAGAAAGATTAACGACATTTTTGGTAACTCACTTAGAGATAGCGAAAAAAAAGAACTCGCTACCATTATATATTATCCAGAACAAAAGTTAGATATAGCACTTAGAGAAGAGGATGATATAGACGATTGGTACAAAATCACTTTTCATAAACTAATTAAGATTTGTAGAACCATCTCATCTAAATATACTATATCTAAAGTCCGAAAAGCACTACCGCCAGATTTTTCATATATTATTGAGGAATTACTTCATGAACAACAAAGCACCTTTGATAAACAAGAATATTACAACGGTATCATTCAAACCATAATTAAAATTGGGAGAGCTAAGGAATTTATAGTTGCTATTTCAAATCTAATTCAAAGGCTTACTATAGATAGGCTTCATATTCTAGGAGATATTTATGATAGAGGTCCAGGGGCCCATATAATCTTAGATGCACTAATAAACTACCACTCTATTGATATACAATGGGGTAACCATGACATACTTTGGATGGGAGCTGCATCTGGCTGTGAAAGTTCTATTGCTACTGTTCTTAGGATTTCAACAAGATATGCAAATTTAGATACAATTGAAGAAGGTTATGGTATTAACTTATTACCACTAGCAACTTTCGCTCAAGATTTTTATAATGATGACCCATGCACAGCATTTAAACCTAAGGTTTTTCCAGAAAACAATTATGCAGATAAAGACCTTAATTTAATATCAAAAATGCATAAAGCTATAACTATAATTCAATTTAAACTTGAAGCTTCAATAATAAAGAGGCGTCCTCATTATGATATGAATTCCAGATTGCTTCTTAGTAAGATAGATTATGAAAAGGGTACCATCAATATTGATGGAAAAGAATATGTCCTAAATGATCTTAATTTCCCAACTATAGACCCAAGTGATCCTTATAAATTAAACGAAGGTGAAAAACAACTTATTGATAAACTTAGATCTTCTTTCTTAAATAGTGAGAAACTCCAACAGCATATACGTTTTTTATACTCTAAAGGTAGTATGTACTTGAAGTACAACTCAAATTTGCTTTATCATGGATGCATTTCACTAAGCGAGGATGGCAGTTTTAAAAAAATGAAAATAGATAACACTATTTACAGTGGAAAGTCCTATATAGATAGAACTGAGCGACTAGCCAGAGAAGCCTATTTTGGTAAAGAAAGTTCGGAATCTAAACTTTATGCACTAGATACCATATGGTATTTGTGGTGCGGTTCAAATTCTCCACTTTTTGGTAAAGATAAAATGACTACTTTTGAGAGATATTTTATAGATGATAAGAGTACTCATAAAGAAGTTAAGAATTCATATTATAAATATAGGGATGATGAAACCACCTGCAATAACATATTATCTGAATTTGGATTAAACACTAACGATTCACACATTATAAATGGTCATGTTCCGGTAAAGACTAAGCAAGGTGAGAGTCCAATAAAAGCTAATGGCAAATTATTAGTTATTGACGGTGGTTTTTCTAAAGCATATCAGCCAGAAACAGGAATAGCTGGATATACTCTTATTTATAACTCCTACGGACTGCTCTTAACCTCCCATGCACCATTTGAATCTACCCAAAAAGCGATTGACGAAGGAAAGGATATTCTATCCTCTACTATTGTTCTAGAAAAATCTACAAATCGCATACGTGTAGTGGATACTGATATAGGACTTGATATTAAAGATCAAATTAAAAATTTAGAGTCGCTTCTTACAGCCTATAGGAAGGGTTTTATTAAAGAACAACGCTAA
- a CDS encoding TPM domain-containing protein, with translation MMILFVGMIFVSQIIAVNIANAQTKKIYPVASQLKYVNDYAKVLDSESTQYILSVGKELEAKTGAQAIVVVIDSLKDVPIETYATGIFREWGIGQKGKNNGLLILLSVKEKQWRVEVGTGLEGAVTDIYSSRVMNDYAVPKFKQGLYGEGLRASYSLLCDSVAKEYNVKLDKNINVPKQVQTQNIPRKGNGIVLIGFIVLIFLDFIFNRGRVTRFMATLLFWSSIGRRGGGNGGGFGGSGGGGFGGGSGGFGGGSSSGGGSSGGY, from the coding sequence ATGATGATTTTATTTGTAGGTATGATTTTTGTAAGTCAAATAATAGCTGTGAATATAGCAAATGCACAAACAAAAAAAATATACCCTGTCGCATCACAGTTAAAATATGTTAATGATTATGCTAAAGTGTTAGATAGTGAATCAACACAATATATTCTATCCGTTGGCAAGGAACTAGAAGCTAAAACAGGAGCTCAGGCTATTGTTGTGGTTATAGATTCACTAAAAGATGTACCTATAGAAACCTATGCTACAGGTATTTTTAGAGAATGGGGTATTGGCCAAAAGGGTAAAAATAATGGACTGCTAATTTTATTATCAGTAAAAGAAAAACAGTGGAGAGTAGAGGTAGGTACAGGTCTAGAAGGTGCCGTTACTGATATATACTCCTCAAGGGTTATGAATGACTATGCGGTTCCAAAATTTAAACAAGGTTTATATGGAGAGGGACTCCGTGCATCATATTCGCTTCTTTGTGATAGTGTAGCTAAAGAATACAATGTAAAACTAGATAAGAATATTAATGTTCCAAAACAGGTTCAAACACAAAATATTCCTAGAAAGGGTAATGGTATAGTGTTAATAGGATTTATTGTGTTAATTTTTCTAGACTTTATTTTTAATAGAGGAAGAGTAACAAGGTTTATGGCGACATTGCTATTTTGGAGTTCTATTGGTAGACGCGGTGGAGGAAATGGTGGTGGATTTGGAGGCTCCGGAGGCGGTGGTTTCGGGGGTGGCTCTGGAGGTTTTGGAGGTGGTTCATCAAGTGGTGGAGGTTCCTCGGGCGGATATTAA
- the nth gene encoding endonuclease III — protein MNKKTIKVVLEILNETYTGVKCGLDFTNHYELLVSTILSAQCTDVRVNVVAKKLYAKYNTPEAMITLSKEELGEKIKSCGFYNNKSKNILGATKLLLEKYGGVVPRTMEELIQLPGVGRKTANVVLSNAFGIPAIAVDTHVFRVSKRIGLASGKNVEIVEQELMKNIPRKMWSDAHHFIIWHGREICKARKPNCEVCPIAPYCEFLNGKSK, from the coding sequence ATAAATAAAAAAACTATTAAAGTAGTTCTTGAAATTCTTAACGAAACATATACAGGCGTAAAGTGTGGACTTGATTTTACAAACCATTATGAACTTTTAGTATCAACAATATTATCAGCACAATGTACAGATGTAAGGGTTAATGTTGTTGCAAAGAAGCTATATGCAAAATATAATACTCCAGAGGCTATGATTACATTATCAAAAGAAGAACTAGGAGAAAAAATTAAGAGCTGTGGTTTTTATAACAATAAGAGCAAAAACATTTTGGGTGCTACAAAACTTTTATTAGAAAAATATGGAGGTGTAGTGCCTAGAACTATGGAAGAATTAATACAGCTTCCGGGAGTTGGGAGAAAAACTGCTAATGTAGTCCTATCAAATGCATTCGGAATCCCAGCTATTGCTGTAGACACTCATGTTTTTAGAGTTTCAAAAAGAATTGGGCTTGCATCGGGGAAAAATGTTGAAATTGTAGAACAAGAGCTTATGAAAAATATTCCAAGAAAAATGTGGAGTGATGCTCATCATTTTATTATATGGCATGGGCGAGAAATATGTAAGGCTAGGAAACCTAATTGTGAGGTGTGTCCTATAGCACCTTATTGCGAATTTTTAAATGGGAAATCTAAGTGA
- a CDS encoding DUF1836 domain-containing protein — translation MNYNEETLSKLVEEIVGAKDISLVEIPCVDLYMDQVTTFFNEKLGSLKRNEEDKILTKTMINNYTKGKVLMPAKNKKYTNEHIILLTLIYNLKQTISISDINTLFDPIIDIKAPQSISVPLGDLYNDFLDIKEVQNKEFARDIDKDAKFIKEKIKEMGKEGGELLELILMILLLTNKANMQKRMAEKLIDNFLKKK, via the coding sequence ATGAATTATAATGAGGAAACTTTAAGTAAACTAGTTGAGGAAATTGTAGGTGCAAAAGATATTAGTTTAGTAGAAATACCATGTGTGGACTTATATATGGATCAGGTTACAACCTTTTTTAATGAAAAGCTTGGAAGTCTTAAAAGAAATGAAGAGGATAAAATCCTTACAAAAACAATGATTAACAACTACACTAAAGGTAAGGTTTTGATGCCAGCGAAAAATAAAAAATATACTAATGAGCATATTATTTTACTTACACTTATTTATAATTTGAAACAAACTATATCAATTAGTGATATTAATACTTTATTTGATCCTATTATTGATATAAAAGCCCCACAAAGCATAAGTGTACCATTAGGTGATTTATATAATGATTTTTTGGATATTAAGGAAGTGCAAAATAAAGAATTTGCACGAGATATAGATAAAGATGCTAAATTTATAAAAGAAAAAATTAAAGAAATGGGAAAAGAAGGCGGAGAGTTATTAGAATTAATATTAATGATCCTGTTGCTTACAAATAAAGCAAATATGCAAAAGAGAATGGCAGAAAAATTGATTGATAATTTTTTAAAAAAAAAATAA
- the pepT gene encoding peptidase T, with protein sequence MSKVVENFLKYISYDTKSDEESITVPSTIGQMVLAKELVTSLKAMGLKEASVDDNGYVMATIESNVEKIVPTIGFIAHMDTAPDISGKDVKPKFVYNYDGGDVILNKEKNIVLSPKDFPELKNYIGETIITTDGTTLLGADDKAGIAEIMAATEHLMQNPNIKHGKIRIGFTPDEEVGRGADIFDVKKFGADFAYTMDGGLIGELEYENFNAAGVKISIHGRNVHPGSAKGKMIHSSLIANEFINSMPQNETPATTEGYEGFYHLISINGEVEETKLQYIIRDFDSENFENRKIFIKNIADKLNDKYGSVAVELEIKDQYFNMKEKIEPVKHIVDTAFLALKEVGVNPIMQPIRGGTDGARLSFMGLPTPNIFAGGHNFHGKYEFIPTFAMEKAVDVILKIIELYASK encoded by the coding sequence ATGTCAAAAGTTGTAGAAAATTTTCTAAAGTATATAAGTTATGATACTAAATCTGATGAGGAATCGATAACTGTTCCAAGTACAATTGGACAAATGGTACTTGCTAAAGAACTAGTTACGTCGTTAAAAGCAATGGGACTAAAGGAGGCAAGCGTAGATGATAATGGTTACGTAATGGCAACTATTGAATCTAATGTAGAAAAAATAGTACCGACTATAGGATTTATAGCTCATATGGATACTGCGCCAGATATCTCTGGTAAAGACGTTAAGCCTAAATTTGTTTACAATTATGATGGAGGAGATGTTATATTAAATAAAGAAAAGAATATAGTATTATCTCCAAAGGATTTCCCGGAACTCAAGAATTACATAGGGGAAACTATTATTACAACCGATGGAACAACACTTCTAGGGGCTGATGATAAAGCGGGAATTGCAGAGATAATGGCAGCAACAGAGCATTTAATGCAGAATCCTAATATTAAGCATGGTAAAATTCGTATTGGATTTACACCAGATGAAGAAGTTGGTCGAGGTGCGGATATTTTTGATGTGAAAAAATTTGGTGCAGACTTTGCATATACAATGGACGGTGGACTTATTGGTGAACTAGAGTACGAAAATTTTAATGCTGCAGGAGTAAAAATCTCTATTCACGGAAGAAACGTTCATCCAGGCTCAGCAAAGGGGAAAATGATTCATTCATCGCTTATTGCAAATGAGTTTATAAACTCAATGCCACAAAATGAGACTCCAGCTACTACAGAAGGTTACGAGGGATTCTATCACTTGATTAGTATTAATGGTGAGGTTGAGGAAACAAAACTTCAGTATATTATAAGAGATTTTGATAGTGAAAATTTTGAAAATAGGAAGATATTTATTAAAAACATAGCTGATAAATTAAATGATAAATATGGTAGCGTAGCGGTTGAATTAGAAATTAAGGATCAATATTTTAACATGAAGGAAAAAATAGAACCAGTAAAGCATATAGTAGATACAGCATTTTTGGCCTTGAAGGAAGTGGGGGTAAATCCTATAATGCAACCTATTAGAGGTGGAACAGACGGTGCAAGGCTTTCATTTATGGGACTACCTACACCTAATATATTTGCTGGTGGCCATAATTTCCATGGCAAATATGAATTTATACCTACATTTGCTATGGAAAAGGCTGTTGATGTAATATTAAAAATAATTGAGTTGTATGCTAGCAAATAA